The stretch of DNA CAACTCTGCATCTAACTTGGACCAACCGTCCGGGCGGGCGAAGTTGAGGAGCTTGTTACTTGTTAACATGATGGAGGTGCCCCTTGGCAGTGTCAGCCTCGCATTGATGGATCCAAGTTCAGATGCAGGCTGGCATTGTCATGCCCTGGAGTGTTATATCAGGATACAGTATTACCACTGCCCATGTAGCATTGCTTTTGACAGGTGAGTACTTCTAAGTCTCGGTTTTTGGAACTGTAGTGATGTTCTATCTGATTGCAGAGGACTGTTTGTACTCGGGGCAAAATTATTTGCCTGGAACCGTTGAAAGGAATTACACAATACATTACCCCTCAGAAGAAACCACACAGGGTATTCTCTGTCACTTGTGCCATCTTACGAGGTAGACAGTGGAATTCACTAACACTGAACCTACATCAGGCTTTTCACATCCTGAGTATGTTGGCTGTTCAAATTTTCAGAGTTAAAATGCCACATTTGTCGACCTTAGGTTTCTTCAATAAGATTCATTGTAGGATTAGCCAATCTTGACCATTGAAACTCGATTGTAGTCTTAGATAGTAACTCCATAGTTTCAGAAGCAAACATTAGTTCTACACTAGATATTGCCTGCCTGGCAGGTCCATCTCTATCAGTTACATCTTCTATCAGTTGAAATCTTTTGAGTCCTTGTTATCTACAAGCAAGTCGAAGAGTCCCGGGAGATGAGCGTTAGTGAGCTTGGTCCTGCTGGTGATCCCGCGCGGCTTCTTCCTGGCCTTCTCCGGCTCTGGTTGCCGGCCGTGGATCTGCTCAGCGGCGCGTCTCTTGGCTGTGTCGGTGGCCGGCTTCTCGCCGTTCTTGCGGAGCTCCTTCTCGATGTCCAGCATGTCTACCGGCAGCTTGATGTCGTGGAACATCTTCTTGAGCTCGGCGTCCACCTCCATCCTCGACCTCGGGTCGTTGGGGTACGCAATCATGTCTCTCTCAACCGACAACAAAAAGATGTCACCGGAAGATTTCAGGGCCTGCAGATCCTCCAGCATGGTTGGGTAGGTGTCTTGCACCTCCGACACCGGGAGGCCCTCAGGGAAGCTTATGATCAGCGAGAGCAGCTCGTCTTTGCCCTTGACGTGGTGCGTGCGCTTGTACGAGTAGCGCTTCCCGTCGAAGCGCACCTTGAGGTTGTTCCTCAGGCTCTCGGCGACGGCGCCGTTGCCGTCGATGTCGACGTAGGTTTTTTCGTTGATCTGGTGCGCCGTGAGAGGTTCCCTTGTCCTCTCGAGCAGTGTGATGACATCTCTGATCTGTTTTCCGACGGCGGACCTCCTCACTTCATTGATCTTCTGTAGCCGCGTTGTGTCATTGGAGAATCTGATCCGTGTTCCGGCGGCCAACTTCCTGGCGGTGTCCGTCTCTTTTAGCTGCGCCGTTTCGTCGGAGAGTCTGGCGGCAGGAACTGGCGGTGATGGTTTAGCGGCCGGCCTTGGAGATGGAGTTGCACCGGGTTGCTGCTGGGACGACGACGGCCTGgtggatgatgaagaagaagaggtttTGGCTGCGGCAAGGGCGGATAGAGCCGCCTGGTTCCTCTCCTGCTGCAGCCAGAACCTGGCGAGGCCATCGTTCAAGGCCATCGGTGCGTGGGTCAGTCCTTGATCAAGGAAAGAAGGATGGTCGGAGCAGTACGGCGGCGAAGGCTTCGAAGCGCGCTGCAGACGGCGACGGGAGGCAGCCCTGCACGAGAGTACTCCTTATTGTAGACGGAGGAGAGTAGGAGGAGGCAACGCGGCTTCGGATTCAAATAAACTGGGCCTGCTCACCTCTAGCGTCATCTCCACCTGCAAGCAAGACGGTTAAGGGCCCGTTCCTTTGGTGGCATTTTTCTAGAAGCCCAACTGATTTTTTTATAAGCCTAGTACTAGTTAAGTCTTAATTAGTAGgctttaaaataaataaatttggTTAAGCTTTTAGAATAAGATAGGTAGGGTGCAGCTTATTCTAGAAGCCAGCAAAAAAAGTGGCCCTAAGACCCATGGCTGATTAAATTTACACTTCAGAGGACATGCTGCCAATACAGATGTTATATCTCGCACAAGAGATATATCTTCTTACAGCGAAACAGAAGAAGCTCTCGCCTGAAGCGAGCTATATCTCGCTTATATGGCGAGATAAAATAAGCTCTCGGCTGAAACATCTGCAGTAACGGACCGGTCCATTAGCGTATATCACAGGTCTCCTCAGTTGTCGGTACCGGCGCCATTCGAGCCATTATCAAGTTCGTGATGAAATAGGAGGCGCGAGCTATTTGAGGCAAACGAGTCGGGTTTTCCACTTGTTTTCCAggttcttttctttttcttttttctttcttttctcaCCGGGTTtcctttttttcacttttttttttctttgtttctttctaGTTCACtgttttttctttattttttcctTCGGTTTTGTTTGTTAATTTCACATATTTCAACAGTTTCTATGTTATTTTCTAGGCTTTCACCATTTCCATTCGTTTTGCATTGACTTCTTTCGTTTTTCGTTTTCTTTTGTTTTTATAGGTTTTCTTTTTTTTCGATTTCTTTAGTTTTTTTGTTCAACACATGTTAATTGTGTTTTTGGTACACATGCAATATTTTTCTTATACAACAAAAATATCTTTCATAtgcacatttaacatttttcaaatacatgattaacattttttgaaaactTACATTTTTTTATGTCTActttttttcatacacattgtacatttcTGGTATATATAATACATTTTactacatgtttaacatttttaaaataaaAGATTAATATTTTGTAATACATGCtcaacattttttatacacatttagcatttttttttcaaatgcttgattaacatttttcagaTACACATTAATTTTTTTgta from Triticum urartu cultivar G1812 chromosome 3, Tu2.1, whole genome shotgun sequence encodes:
- the LOC125542377 gene encoding uncharacterized protein LOC125542377, which codes for MALNDGLARFWLQQERNQAALSALAAAKTSSSSSSTRPSSSQQQPGATPSPRPAAKPSPPVPAARLSDETAQLKETDTARKLAAGTRIRFSNDTTRLQKINEVRRSAVGKQIRDVITLLERTREPLTAHQINEKTYVDIDGNGAVAESLRNNLKVRFDGKRYSYKRTHHVKGKDELLSLIISFPEGLPVSEVQDTYPTMLEDLQALKSSGDIFLLSVERDMIAYPNDPRSRMEVDAELKKMFHDIKLPVDMLDIEKELRKNGEKPATDTAKRRAAEQIHGRQPEPEKARKKPRGITSRTKLTNAHLPGLFDLLVDNKDSKDFN